From one Phycodurus eques isolate BA_2022a chromosome 6, UOR_Pequ_1.1, whole genome shotgun sequence genomic stretch:
- the fgf8b gene encoding fibroblast growth factor 8b, whose protein sequence is MNQFFNYYKMRLRASRLGYLLLQFTAVCFYAQNTVQSPPNFKHHVTEQSRLSDRMSRRLTRTYQLYSRTSGKHVQVLSNKRINANGDDGAAHAKLEVETDSFGSRVRIRGVKSGYYICMNKRGKLIGKKKGRGKDCIFTEIVLENNYTALQNAKYEGWYMAFTRKGRPRKASKTKQHQREAHFMKRLPRGHLLSERRPFDVLPLSVLPLSKRTKHSHQQRSVGR, encoded by the exons ATGAATCAATTTTTCAATTACTACAAGATGAGGCTGAGAGCATCGAGGTTAGGTTATCT ATTACTCCAGTTCACAGCAGTTTGCTTTTACGCACAG AACACAGTGCAGTCTCCTCCGAATTTCAAGCACCACGTCACCGAGCAGAGTCGGCTGTCGGACCGCATGAGCCGCCGGTTGACTCGAACCTACCAACTGTACAGCCGGACCAGCGGGAAGCACGTCCAGGTGCTGTCCAACAAGAGGATCAACGCCAACGGAGACGACGGAGCGGCGCACG CTAAGCTCGAGGTGGAGACGGACTCTTTTGGGAGTCGTGTGCGGATCAGAGGGGTGAAGAGCGGATACTACATATGCATGAATAAGCGAGGGAAGCTGATTGGGAAG AAGAAGGGAAGAGGCAAAGATTGCATCTTTACGGAGATTGTTCTGGAAAATAACTACACAGCGCTCCAGAATGCCAAATACGAGGGCTGGTACATGGCTTTCACACGCAAGGGCCGTCCAAGGAAGGCCTCAAAGACCAAGCAGCACCAGAGAGAGGCCCACTTCATGAAGCGGCTACCTAGGGGGCACTTGCTGAGTGAGAGAAGACCATTTGATGTTCTTCCACTCTCTGTTCTTCCTTTAAGCAAGCGGACTAAACATTCCCATCAGCAGCGCTCAGTGGGCCGCTGA